The Sphingopyxis fribergensis genome contains a region encoding:
- a CDS encoding DUF4136 domain-containing protein: MSKINFRRLGLAAMTGAALALAGCATPFKADVARFQSQLPAPQGQSFVVEASNPALQGGIEFGQYANIVAGELTRYGYRQAASGERADLVVRMDYGVDKGRERVVSSPGFGDPWYGGYGGYYGRGFYRPVIVSGRGGRRYVYGYRDPFLWGGFGGGYNDVSSYTVYTSGLDLQISRSADGSRLFEGHAEAQSRDNNLQAIVPNLVEAMFTGFPGNSGERVRITVAPPEKG; encoded by the coding sequence ATGAGCAAGATCAATTTCCGGCGACTGGGACTGGCCGCCATGACCGGCGCGGCGCTGGCGCTCGCGGGCTGCGCGACGCCGTTCAAGGCCGATGTCGCGCGCTTTCAGTCGCAGCTTCCCGCGCCGCAGGGCCAGAGCTTCGTCGTCGAGGCGAGCAACCCCGCGCTGCAAGGCGGGATCGAGTTCGGCCAATATGCGAATATCGTCGCGGGCGAGCTGACGCGTTACGGCTATCGCCAGGCAGCGAGCGGCGAGCGCGCCGACCTCGTCGTGCGCATGGACTATGGCGTCGACAAGGGCCGCGAACGCGTCGTGTCGAGCCCCGGCTTTGGCGACCCGTGGTACGGCGGCTATGGCGGCTATTATGGCCGCGGCTTTTATCGCCCGGTTATCGTGTCGGGGCGCGGCGGACGCCGCTATGTCTATGGTTATCGTGACCCGTTCCTTTGGGGCGGCTTTGGCGGCGGTTATAACGACGTCAGCAGCTACACCGTCTACACCAGCGGACTCGACCTCCAGATCAGCCGATCGGCCGATGGCTCGCGCCTGTTCGAAGGCCATGCCGAGGCGCAGTCGCGCGACAACAACCTCCAGGCGATCGTCCCGAACCTGGTCGAGGCGATGTTCACCGGCTTCCCCGGAAATTCGGGCGAGCGGGTGCGGATTACGGTGGCGCCGCCCGAAAAGGGCTGA
- the murJ gene encoding murein biosynthesis integral membrane protein MurJ yields the protein MSSLLKNVGTIGGLTMVSRIFGFARDMLLSRILGAGGVADAWQLAFQLPNIFRRLFAEGAFAAAFVPLFNQRMTKEGDHGEARAFADAVLAVLIPILIAFSGVLLIVMPWVMGLFASDALQADGAKFDLAVAMARIAFPYLAFMSVATLFAAILNSLSRFAAAAAAPILLNICLIGALLLGLFTGDGSDAAKAATGLYLAISVSLAGLFQLAWLFFWVRRSGFRPTLHRPRLTQDVREMGVLILPAVFGAGVYQISRFVDLFFIAMLPDKSITYLAMADRLNQLPLGIIGIALGTAILPALSRFVAQGDKDGAFRLQSNAVELAMLLTVPAAVALFIAGPAITSAFYVGGHYSAADGLATGAVVGGLVVGLPAYVLVKVLVPNFFARKDTRTPVWTAAISLLINIGLNFALIPPLGIVGLALAGSIAAWCNAAMLYAILHRSGLFRLTGQVAGRVARIILAAAAMAAALHFAIPLAGDAFVGGALDRVIALGAIVALGAIIFFGCAFLFGVVNRDTIGQLRRR from the coding sequence ATGAGCAGCCTGCTCAAAAATGTCGGGACCATCGGCGGGCTGACGATGGTCAGCCGCATCTTCGGATTCGCCCGCGACATGCTGCTCAGCCGCATCCTCGGCGCGGGCGGCGTGGCCGATGCGTGGCAGCTCGCCTTCCAGCTTCCGAATATCTTCCGCCGCCTGTTTGCCGAGGGGGCCTTCGCCGCCGCCTTCGTTCCGCTGTTCAACCAGCGGATGACGAAGGAAGGCGACCATGGCGAGGCGCGCGCCTTCGCCGATGCCGTGCTCGCGGTGCTGATCCCGATCCTGATCGCCTTTTCGGGTGTGCTGCTGATCGTCATGCCGTGGGTGATGGGCCTGTTCGCAAGCGACGCGCTGCAGGCCGACGGCGCGAAATTCGACCTGGCGGTCGCGATGGCGCGGATCGCCTTTCCCTACCTCGCCTTCATGAGCGTCGCGACGCTGTTCGCGGCCATTTTGAACAGCCTGTCGCGCTTCGCCGCCGCCGCCGCTGCGCCGATCCTGCTCAATATCTGCCTGATTGGCGCGCTGTTGCTGGGCCTGTTCACGGGCGACGGCAGCGACGCGGCGAAGGCGGCGACCGGCCTCTACCTTGCGATTTCGGTCTCGCTCGCGGGGCTGTTTCAGCTTGCCTGGCTGTTTTTCTGGGTGCGGCGTTCGGGGTTCCGGCCCACGCTGCACCGCCCGCGCCTGACCCAGGATGTGCGCGAAATGGGGGTGCTGATCCTGCCCGCGGTGTTCGGCGCCGGGGTCTATCAGATCAGCCGCTTCGTCGACCTGTTCTTCATCGCGATGCTGCCCGACAAGAGCATTACCTATCTGGCGATGGCCGACCGCCTCAACCAGTTGCCGCTGGGCATCATCGGGATCGCGCTCGGCACTGCAATCCTGCCTGCGCTATCGCGCTTCGTCGCGCAGGGCGACAAGGACGGCGCCTTTCGCCTACAAAGCAATGCCGTCGAACTCGCGATGCTGCTGACCGTCCCGGCGGCGGTGGCGCTGTTCATCGCCGGACCCGCGATCACCAGCGCCTTCTATGTCGGCGGCCACTATAGCGCGGCTGACGGGCTGGCGACCGGCGCCGTCGTCGGCGGCCTTGTCGTCGGCCTGCCCGCCTATGTGCTGGTCAAGGTGCTGGTGCCCAATTTCTTTGCGCGCAAGGACACGCGCACCCCGGTCTGGACCGCGGCGATTTCGCTGCTGATCAATATCGGCCTGAACTTCGCGCTGATCCCCCCGCTCGGCATCGTCGGGCTGGCGCTCGCGGGGTCGATCGCGGCGTGGTGCAATGCCGCAATGCTCTATGCGATATTGCACCGCAGCGGCCTGTTCCGCCTGACCGGGCAGGTCGCGGGGCGGGTCGCGCGCATCATCCTCGCGGCGGCGGCGATGGCGGCGGCGCTCCATTTCGCGATCCCGCTCGCGGGCGACGCCTTTGTCGGCGGGGCGCTCGACCGCGTCATCGCGCTGGGCGCGATCGTCGCGCTGGGCGCGATCATATTCTTTGGTTGCGCCTTTCTGTTCGGCGTGGTCAATCGCGACACCATCGGCCAGCTGCGCCGGCGCTAA
- the dnaA gene encoding chromosomal replication initiator protein DnaA translates to MSGDAATLWPRVAEGLRRDLGVRTFDHWLKPVRFADYCTLSGVVTLETVSRFSANWINERFGDRLELAWRQQLPDVRGVTVRGGAAADDRASVLAAAPLPAFDTPPARAANPALLNFDPRLSFDRFVVARSNILAANAARRMAMVEAPQFNPLYLCSGTGQGKTHLLQAMAQAYAAEHPTANIILMSAEKFMLEFVGAMRGGDMMAFKARLRAADLLLLDDLQFVIGKNSTQEELLHTIDDLMTAGKRLVVTADRPPAMLDGVEARLLSRLSGGLVADIEAPENDLRERIIRQRLTAMPMVDVPDNVVAYLVKHFTRNIRELEGALNKLLAYAALTGTTVDIALAEDRLAENVRTARPRITIDEIQRAVCAHYRLDKSEMSSKRRVRAIARPRQVAMYLAKELTPRSYPEIGRRFGGRDHSTVIHAVRTVETLRVNDSELDAEIAAIRRSLNG, encoded by the coding sequence TGCACGCTGTCGGGCGTGGTGACGTTAGAGACCGTCAGCCGCTTTTCCGCGAACTGGATCAACGAACGTTTCGGCGACCGCCTCGAACTCGCATGGCGGCAGCAGTTGCCTGACGTGCGCGGCGTCACGGTGCGCGGCGGCGCAGCCGCCGACGATCGTGCGTCGGTTCTGGCTGCTGCCCCGCTGCCGGCCTTCGACACGCCGCCGGCGCGTGCCGCCAATCCCGCGCTGCTCAATTTCGATCCGCGCCTGTCGTTCGACCGCTTCGTCGTCGCGCGCAGCAACATCCTCGCCGCCAATGCCGCGCGCCGCATGGCGATGGTCGAGGCGCCGCAGTTCAATCCGCTCTATCTCTGCTCGGGCACCGGACAGGGCAAGACGCACCTGCTCCAGGCGATGGCGCAGGCCTATGCCGCCGAGCACCCGACCGCGAACATCATCCTGATGTCGGCGGAAAAATTCATGCTCGAATTCGTCGGCGCGATGCGCGGCGGAGACATGATGGCGTTCAAGGCGCGGCTGCGCGCCGCCGACCTGCTGCTGCTAGACGATCTTCAGTTCGTGATCGGCAAGAATTCGACGCAGGAGGAATTGCTCCACACGATCGACGATCTGATGACCGCGGGCAAGCGCCTCGTCGTCACCGCCGACCGCCCACCCGCGATGCTCGACGGGGTCGAGGCGCGGCTGCTGTCGCGCCTGTCGGGAGGCCTCGTCGCCGATATCGAGGCGCCCGAAAATGATCTGCGCGAACGTATCATCCGCCAGCGCCTCACCGCGATGCCGATGGTCGACGTGCCCGACAATGTCGTCGCCTATCTGGTCAAACATTTCACGCGCAACATCCGCGAGCTCGAGGGCGCGCTCAACAAGCTGCTCGCTTACGCCGCGCTCACCGGCACGACGGTCGATATCGCGCTGGCCGAAGACCGGCTCGCCGAAAATGTCCGCACCGCGCGGCCGCGTATCACGATCGACGAGATCCAACGCGCGGTCTGCGCGCACTACCGGCTCGACAAGTCCGAAATGTCCTCGAAGCGCCGCGTGCGCGCGATCGCCCGCCCGCGCCAGGTCGCGATGTATCTCGCCAAGGAACTCACGCCGCGCTCGTATCCCGAGATCGGGCGGCGGTTCGGCGGGCGCGATCATTCGACGGTGATCCACGCGGTGCGCACGGTCGAGACGCTGCGCGTCAACGACAGCGAACTCGATGCCGAAATCGCAGCGATCCGGCGCAGCCTCAACGGCTGA
- the trpS gene encoding tryptophan--tRNA ligase: MRTLSGIQPTGNLHLGNYLGAIRNWVRMQDEMDGEKLYFLADLHAITVYNDPAELTANTREMAAALMAAGIDTDKAILFNQARVPAHAELAWLLFCTARIGWLNRMTQFKEKSGKNREGASVGLFAYPVLQAADVLLYQTTHVPVGDDQKQHLELARDIAAKFNLDTATETFTLPEPTIPAAAARIMSLRDGSAKMSKSDPSDASRINLVDDADTIMAKIRKAKTDAEPLPSEAAGLDGRAEAKNLVSIYAAMADESVDQVLARFAGQGFGAFKPALGELLVETLRPIATRLTELKADPAAIDAALEAGAARAAALARPTLDAAYAALGLCR; encoded by the coding sequence ATGCGGACGCTATCGGGCATTCAGCCCACCGGAAACTTGCATCTCGGCAATTATCTGGGCGCGATCCGCAACTGGGTGCGGATGCAGGACGAGATGGACGGCGAAAAGCTCTATTTCCTCGCCGACCTCCACGCGATCACCGTCTATAACGACCCCGCCGAGCTGACCGCGAACACGCGCGAGATGGCGGCGGCGCTGATGGCGGCGGGGATCGACACCGACAAGGCGATATTGTTCAACCAGGCGCGCGTCCCCGCGCACGCCGAGCTGGCGTGGCTGCTGTTCTGCACCGCGCGTATCGGCTGGCTGAACCGCATGACGCAGTTCAAGGAAAAGTCGGGCAAGAACCGCGAGGGCGCGAGCGTCGGCCTCTTTGCCTATCCCGTGCTGCAGGCGGCCGACGTGCTGCTCTACCAGACTACGCACGTCCCCGTCGGCGACGACCAGAAACAACATCTGGAGCTTGCGCGCGATATCGCGGCCAAGTTCAACCTCGATACCGCGACGGAGACCTTCACCCTGCCCGAACCGACGATCCCGGCGGCCGCGGCGCGGATCATGAGCCTGCGCGACGGGTCGGCGAAGATGTCGAAATCGGACCCGAGCGATGCGAGCCGCATCAACCTGGTCGACGATGCCGACACGATCATGGCAAAGATCCGCAAGGCGAAGACCGACGCCGAACCCTTGCCGTCGGAGGCGGCGGGGCTCGACGGGCGCGCGGAGGCGAAGAATCTCGTGTCGATCTATGCCGCGATGGCCGACGAAAGCGTCGACCAGGTGCTTGCCCGCTTTGCCGGACAAGGCTTTGGCGCGTTCAAGCCCGCGCTCGGCGAGCTGCTCGTCGAAACGCTGCGCCCGATCGCGACCCGCCTGACCGAGCTCAAGGCCGATCCGGCGGCGATCGACGCCGCGCTCGAGGCGGGTGCGGCGCGCGCAGCGGCGCTGGCGCGGCCGACGCTCGACGCCGCCTATGCCGCGCTGGGGCTGTGCCGTTAA